Proteins encoded in a region of the Benincasa hispida cultivar B227 chromosome 2, ASM972705v1, whole genome shotgun sequence genome:
- the LOC120071499 gene encoding uncharacterized protein LOC120071499 yields the protein MSSMMNSQGMALATAMAAVSGTVILLSFCIQKSIPIHQFSPPTLRSCIPSDTRKKKKHKKRVHFAKDVVDPIGNGEDFRRRHEIAWNNNYSSSSSSSSSLPPQNPSAAAVDPGMPANRVALYNGILRDRVVHRHAYSC from the exons atgTCATCGATGATGAACTCACAAGGAATGGCTCTGGCCACAGCCATGGCTGCCGTCTCCGGTACTGTAATTCTTCTCTCTTTCTGCATCCAAAAATCCATCCCAATCCATCAATTCTCACCTCCAACTCTCCGCTCTTGTATTCCTTCTG ATAccaggaagaaaaagaagcacAAAAAAAGGGTTCACTTTGCAAAGGACGTTGTCGATCCAATTGGGAACGGCGAGGATTTTCGAAGACGACACGAAATCGCTTGGAACAACAACtattcctcctcctcctcctcctcctcctccttgcCGCCGCAAAATCCCTCCGCCGCCGCCGTTGACCCAGGAATGCCGGCAAACAGAGTGGCACTCTACAACGGGATTTTGAGAGATCGTGTTGTTCACCGACACGCTTACTCTTgttaa